In bacterium, the sequence GAGCGCCTCTTCGCCGACAAAAGCGGATTCGTGGAGGTCGCCTGCCCGGGCTGCGGCGCGGATCGGCCCCGCCCCGAGTTCGTGAAGAACGGCTTCGCCTACTCTTCCTGTCCCTCGTGCGATTCCCTCTATGTGAATCCCCGCCCTGCGGCGGATGCGCTGTCGGCGTACTACCGCGATTCCCGCGCGATGGACCATTGGGCCGAGGTCTTTTACAAGGATACCGAAAAAAAAAGAAGAGAGTTGATCGCTCGGCCTCGGGCACAGCTGGCGAAAGACTGGGCCGGGAAGCTGGGGGTCTCCGGCACATTTCTGGACGTGGGCTCCGGTTACGGGGTCTTTCTCGAGGAGGTTCGAGCGCTGGGATTCTTCGGCTCCGTTCGAGGCGTAGAGCCCTCCGGCCGGCTGGCAAAAATTTGCCGCGATCGCGGATTCGAGATCATGGAAAGTAACGTGGAGGATGTTCCCGACGATTGGGCGAGGGCCGAGTTCGCCACCTGCTTTGAGGTTCTCGAACACGTTTTCGACCCGGCCGCTTTTTTGGAGACCATTCACCGCTTGTTGGCGCCGGGCGGTGTCCTCCTGTTCACCACCCTGGCGGTGTCGGGATTCGATCTGAGCGAGCTCTGGATGCACTCAAAGGCAGTTTGCCCGCCCAACCATCTGAACCTCCTCTCGGTGGAAGGCCTGGAGGCGCTGACCCGCCGGACTGGGATGGAACCTGTTTCCATCGAAACCCCCGGCCGCCTGGACGTGGATATCCTCCGGAACATGCTTGCCGAAGATCCTGGTCTTGAGGTCTCCCGCTTTGCGCGGCGGATTGCGCAGGCCTCCGAGGACGCGCGAGAGGCGTTTCAGGTGTTTTTGCAGCAAAACCGCCTGAGTTCGCACGTCATGGTGATCGCGCGCAAGCC encodes:
- a CDS encoding class I SAM-dependent methyltransferase gives rise to the protein MKEYEIRPRDTFEEFLRISLEESERLFADKSGFVEVACPGCGADRPRPEFVKNGFAYSSCPSCDSLYVNPRPAADALSAYYRDSRAMDHWAEVFYKDTEKKRRELIARPRAQLAKDWAGKLGVSGTFLDVGSGYGVFLEEVRALGFFGSVRGVEPSGRLAKICRDRGFEIMESNVEDVPDDWARAEFATCFEVLEHVFDPAAFLETIHRLLAPGGVLLFTTLAVSGFDLSELWMHSKAVCPPNHLNLLSVEGLEALTRRTGMEPVSIETPGRLDVDILRNMLAEDPGLEVSRFARRIAQASEDAREAFQVFLQQNRLSSHVMVIARKPLEPLSEEGGAG